The region CGTCGTCTCGGGGTGCTCACGGGGCGCTTCCTTCGGGCAAGTGACGGTTGACACATTCGTGTGACGCGGTTCATAGTAGACCTCACGCGCGTTACTAACGCGCGTTAGTCCGAGAAACGAGGTACCCGGTGTCCGTCCAAGCCCAGCAGGCCAGAGCCGATGGCTCCTCGCGCAAGCGCTCGTCGCAGGGCCGCTTCCTGACCAGGCTCACCGTCATCGCCACCCTCGGTGGCCTGCTGTTCGGCTACGACACCGGCGTCATCTCCGGCGCGCTGCTGTACATGAAGGACGACCTGAACCTGTCGGCGTTCGGCGAGGCCACGGTGGTCAGCTCGCTGCTGTTCCCCGGCGCCGCGTTCGGCGCGCTGTTCGGCGGCCGCGTCGCCGATCGCATCGGCCGCAAGCGCAGCCTGCTGGCGTGCGCGGGGCTCTTCCTCGTCGGCGCGGTCGGCTGTGCGCTGGCGCCCGACGTCGAGATCATGGTCGCCGCCCGCATCATTCTCGGCCTCGGTGTCGGGGCCGCGGCGGTCACCTGCCCGCTGTACCTGGCCGAGATGGCGCCCGCCGACCGGCGCGGCCGCATGGTCACGATCAACGAATTGATGATCGTGACCGGCCAGATGCTCGCCTTCGCCGTCAACGCTCTGCTCGACCACGTCATCGGTGACCCGCACGTGTGGCGCACCATGCTCGCCGTCGCCACCGTGCCCGCGGTCGCGCTGCTGCTCGGCATGTTCGCGCTGCCGGACTCCCCACGCTGGTACGCCCTGAAGAACCGGATGCCGGAGGCGCGGAAGGTCCTGGCGCTCAGCCGAACCCCCGCAGAAGCGCAGGCCGAGTACGCGATCGTCGTCGACCACACCAGCCACATGCTCAAGACCACCAGCACGCCGTTCTCGGTCATCCGCGACGTGCCGTGGATCCGGCGCGTGGTGCTGATCGGCTGCGGGCTGGCGATCGTGCAGCAGGCCACCGGCATCAACACGGTCAACTACTACGCGCCGACGATCCTGGAACAGAGCGGCCTCGGGGTCAGCGCGGCGCTGGTCGCCACCATCGCCGTCGGCGTCACGTCGGTGATCACCACGATCATCGGCATCGTCCTGCTGGGTTTCGTCGGGCGCCGCACGATGCTGCTGATCGGCTTCGCCGGCGTCGCCGCGTCGCAAGCCGTGCTGGCCGCCACCTTCCTGCTGCCGGCCTCGACACTGCGCAGTTACGTGATCCTCGCGTGCATGGTG is a window of Mycolicibacterium chubuense NBB4 DNA encoding:
- a CDS encoding sugar porter family MFS transporter — its product is MSVQAQQARADGSSRKRSSQGRFLTRLTVIATLGGLLFGYDTGVISGALLYMKDDLNLSAFGEATVVSSLLFPGAAFGALFGGRVADRIGRKRSLLACAGLFLVGAVGCALAPDVEIMVAARIILGLGVGAAAVTCPLYLAEMAPADRRGRMVTINELMIVTGQMLAFAVNALLDHVIGDPHVWRTMLAVATVPAVALLLGMFALPDSPRWYALKNRMPEARKVLALSRTPAEAQAEYAIVVDHTSHMLKTTSTPFSVIRDVPWIRRVVLIGCGLAIVQQATGINTVNYYAPTILEQSGLGVSAALVATIAVGVTSVITTIIGIVLLGFVGRRTMLLIGFAGVAASQAVLAATFLLPASTLRSYVILACMVAFVAFVQMFIGTCVWLLLSEIFPLSVRGFAMGIAVFVLWCTNAVISFLFPLLNNTLGSTGTFALFVLVNVASWIFVHRFVPETKGTTLEQLEERLEAEGNTSLLERTPA